A region of Pyxidicoccus trucidator DNA encodes the following proteins:
- a CDS encoding contractile injection system protein, VgrG/Pvc8 family translates to MAGIAYSVTIGSFKASSKAGQGNGAVRSIVSELTMDGAGGRCTLELATSDSALPLPGDATTVSLDAGDGSVTVFTGVVLETRATPDSATVVGTDALAKLARLDVCGAYESTTAGSIVSELVQKAGATAGTIEDGPTFPSYVLHRGPRALRHIQRLAEQCGFDVYTDGKGQVHFVPPADGGPDHTFVYRKQVLRAELRETPPALDGVEVWGEGAASTQGTEKGHWLVADLASVSGKAALGSNGSVQAGSAGSLPREVRDGALRTGDDAATHAKARMTALASRPVRGFIEVLGAPAVKPGDTVQLNDIPKGHPVESLASGKVLRVRGVRHTLSASAGFVTRMEL, encoded by the coding sequence ATGGCTGGAATCGCCTACTCGGTGACCATCGGCTCCTTCAAGGCCTCCAGCAAGGCCGGCCAGGGCAATGGCGCCGTGCGCTCCATCGTGAGCGAGCTGACCATGGACGGCGCTGGCGGGCGCTGCACGTTGGAGCTGGCGACGTCGGACTCGGCGCTGCCCTTGCCAGGGGACGCCACCACCGTCTCCCTCGACGCGGGGGATGGGAGCGTCACCGTCTTCACCGGCGTCGTGCTGGAGACGCGGGCCACACCGGACTCCGCCACGGTCGTGGGCACGGATGCCCTGGCGAAGCTCGCGCGGCTCGACGTGTGCGGAGCCTACGAGAGCACCACGGCCGGCTCCATCGTCAGCGAGCTGGTGCAGAAGGCCGGCGCCACCGCGGGCACCATCGAGGACGGCCCCACCTTTCCCAGCTACGTGCTGCACCGCGGTCCCCGCGCGCTCCGCCACATCCAGCGACTGGCCGAGCAGTGCGGCTTCGACGTCTACACGGACGGCAAGGGCCAGGTGCACTTCGTCCCGCCCGCGGACGGCGGCCCGGACCACACCTTCGTCTACCGCAAGCAGGTGCTGCGCGCCGAGCTGCGGGAGACGCCCCCCGCCCTCGACGGCGTGGAGGTGTGGGGCGAGGGCGCCGCCAGCACGCAGGGCACGGAGAAGGGCCACTGGCTCGTGGCCGACCTCGCCTCCGTCAGCGGCAAGGCCGCGCTCGGGAGCAACGGCAGCGTGCAGGCCGGCAGCGCGGGCTCGCTGCCTCGCGAGGTGCGCGACGGCGCCCTGCGCACCGGCGACGACGCGGCCACCCACGCGAAGGCGCGGATGACGGCGCTGGCGTCACGCCCGGTGCGCGGCTTCATCGAGGTGCTGGGAGCCCCGGCCGTGAAGCCGGGCGACACGGTGCAGCTGAATGACATTCCCAAGGGCCACCCGGTGGAGTCGCTCGCCTCCGGCAAGGTGCTCCGCGTGCGCGGGGTGCGGCACACGCTGAGCGCCAGCGCGGGCTTCGTCACCCGGATGGAGCTCTGA